From Amphiprion ocellaris isolate individual 3 ecotype Okinawa chromosome 10, ASM2253959v1, whole genome shotgun sequence, one genomic window encodes:
- the LOC118471342 gene encoding uncharacterized protein LOC118471342: MKDVWMSWRTSLSDLASLSISRPYTVSSPSAAVRRELHLFSDASTKAIAAVAYLRVTDAAGNNSVRFVMGKAKLTPCPEQTVPRLELCAAVLAVELADLISTELDLSLDAVTYYLDSKVVLGYVHNETRRFYVYVSNRVQRIRRSSRPDQWRYVSTDENPADHAMRSVAASQLKDTNWLSGPRFLSMPGTTNSENSYELVDPSSDPDVQPLVSTLATATTSKQLGSQQFTKFSSWKSLTCAITRLIHIARHFNTTVKNSSCKGWHYCKADITVEESKQASATIIQAVQVEVYGQEIKCIQRCDKVPKTSPLYNLAPFIDAQGLLRVGGRLCHANFDQDEKTSLIIPGKHHVATLPIRQHHEQIHHQGRLFTEGAVRSAGFWIVGGKRKVSSVIHRCVTCRRLRAPLSTQKMVSLPADRLSTDPPFTNIRLDVFGPWNVSSCRTRGGLSHSKWWAIIFKCLIIQAVHIAIIESLDTSSFINALRCFVAVRGPVKNIRSDRGTNFVGACKALKIPSNIDNAAVKSYLSDQGCTWTFNPPHASHCGGSWERMIGLATKILDSMFFQPKDKLTHEVLVTFMAEVAAIINARPLVRVTSSDVNFILMPATLLTHKVNIVPAAAGEFGVSDLSTSISGGKFSTCQTPSGTGGANDFSQRCRHARSGRTISQTLSVEALFSRMAKYQGMNIHLD; this comes from the coding sequence ATGAAAGATGTTTGGATGTCTTGGAGAACTTCTTTGTCTGATCTGGCCAGTCTTTCCATCTCTAGGCCCTACACTGTGAGTTCACCTTCTGCAGCTGTCAGAAGAGAACTGCATCTATTTTCTGATGCGTCTACCAAAGCTATTGCTGCAGTAGCATACTTAAGGGTCACAGATGCTGCTGGAAATAACAGTGTTAGGTTTGTAATGGGGAAAGCCAAACTGACTCCCTGCCCAGAACAGACAGTACCAAGGCTAGAGCTCTGTGCTGCAGTGCTAGCTGTTGAGTTAGCAGACCTGATCTCAACAGAACTGGACCTTTCGCTTGATGCCGTAACCTACTACTTAGACAGCAAAGTGGTGCTTGGTTACGTCCATAATGAGACAAGGCGTTTTTATGTATATGTAAGTAACCGAGTACAACGTATCAGACGGTCCTCCCGTCCAGATCAGTGGCGCTATGTGTCTACAGACGAGAACCCTGCAGATCATGCAATGCGCTCAGTTGCTGCGAGCCAGTTGAAAGATACCAATTGGCTAAGTGGCCCCAGATTTCTTTCCATGCCAGGAACAACTAACTCAGAAAATTCCTATGAACTTGTTGATCCAAGTTCAGATCCAGATGTACAACCTCTAGTGTCCACCTTAGCCACAGCAACAACTTCCAAGCAGCTTGGTTCACAACAGTTCACCAAGTTCTCCTCTTGGAAGTCACTCACTTGTGCGATCACTCGTCTCATTCACATAGCCCGCCACTTCAACACAACAGTGAAGAACAGTTCTTGTAAGGGCTGGCATTACTGCAAGGCTGACATCACTGTTGAAGAGTCCAAACAAGCTTCAGCTACCATCATCCAAGCAGTTCAAGTGGAAGTCTATGGCCAAGAAATCAAATGCATTCAGCGGTGCGACAAGGTTCCTAAAACCAGCCCTCTCTACAATCTGGCCCCCTTCATTGATGCACAAGGCCTTCTGAGAGTAGGTGGCCGTCTCTGTCATGCAAATTTTGATCAAGATGAAAAAACATCTTTGATTATTCCTGGCAAGCATCATGTTGCAACTTTACCCATCAGGCAACATCATGAGCAAATCCACCACCAAGGTCGTCTCTTTACGGAAGGAGCTGTCCGTTCAGCTGGATTTTGGATAGtaggaggaaagagaaaagtgaGTAGTGTCATCCATCGATGTGTAACTTGCAGACGGCTCAGAGCTCCACTCAGCACCCAGAAAATGGTCAGCCTCCCAGCAGATCGTCTTTCAACAGACCCTCCTTTTACAAACATTAGATTGGATGTATTTGGCCCATGGAACGTCTCATCATGCCGGACGAGAGGGGGCCTCTCACACAGTAAATGGTGGGCCATTATCTTTAAATGCTTGATTATACAAGCTGTGCATATTGCGATCATAGAGTCTCTTGACACATCCAGTTTCATCAACGCACTGAggtgttttgttgctgtgcgGGGACCAGTCAAAAACATTCGTTCAGATCGTGGCACTAACTTTGTTGGTGCTTGTAAGGCCCTGAAGATACCTTCAAACATTGACAATGCAGCTGTGAAGTCTTACCTGTCAGACCAGGGATGCACTTGGACTTTTAACCCGCCACATGCTTCCCATTGTGGTGGGTCATGGGAAAGAATGATTGGTCTTGCAACGAAAATTTTGGATTCAATGTTCTTTCAACCGAAGGACAAACTTACCCATGAAGTGCTGGTGACTTTCATGGCAGAAGTAGCAGCCATCATCAATGCAAGGCCGCTTGTTCGTGTGACAAGTTCTGATGTTAACTTTATTCTCATGCCAGCCACTCTTCTGACACATAAGGTGAACATTGtcccagctgctgcaggagagtTTGGAGTTTCAGACCTCTCTACAAGCATCAGTGGCGGCAAGTTCAGCACCTGTCAAACACCTTCTGGGACAGGTGGTGCAAATGATTTCTCCCAACGCTGCAGGCACGCAAGAAGTGGCAGGACGATCTCCCAAACATTGAGCGTGGAAGCGTTGTTCTCAAGGATGGCCAAGTACCAAGGAATGAATATCCACTTGGACTGA